In one Paramisgurnus dabryanus chromosome 21, PD_genome_1.1, whole genome shotgun sequence genomic region, the following are encoded:
- the LOC135750233 gene encoding peptidase inhibitor 16-like isoform X1, with protein MRLNAALRNAGLWILLSLASGHLTEQQASDIVDIHNDLRSQVQPSAAFMQKLVWNETVRLVAESYAAKCIFNDNPDLENLKLGENLSVTPGPLNITKEMLKWFEENRNYDFENNICRGTCHDYTQMVRANSTQIGCAAHFCETIKGLGSYGTLLVCNYYPSGNYEGQRPYEQGKSCSKCPEELPLCEENICVKRLQSESTTVTEENTTKNTKKQKCTTSRSEVERSSAPLLMGVWILAALIL; from the exons ATGCGCCTGAATGCGGCCCTCCGGAACGCCGGGCTCTGGATTCTTCTCAGTTTAGCGTCCGGTCATCTGACTGAACAGCAGGCATCAGACATCGTGGACATTCATAATGACCTCCGCTCGCAGGTTCAGCCCAGCGCTGCCTTCATGCAGAAATTG GTGTGGAATGAAACAGTGCGTCTGGTGGCAGAATCATATGCAGCAAAATGTATCTTTAATGACAACCCTGATCTCGAGAACCTCAAACTGGGAGAAAACCTCTCTGTAACACCTGGTCCATTGAATATAACCAAAGAAATGTTGAAGTG GTTCGAAGAGAATCGCAATTATGACTTTGAAAACAACATTTGTCGTGGAACTTGTCACGATTACACTCAG ATGGTGAGGGCGAACAGCACACAAATCGGATGTGCTGCTCATTTTTGTGAAACCATTAAGGGTCTGGGAAGTTATGGTACGCTGCTTGTCTGCAATTACTACCCGTC AGGAAATTATGAAGGACAGAGACCATACGAGCAAGGAAAGTCTTGTTCAAAGTGTCCAGAGGAACTGCCATTGTGTGAGGAGAACATCTGTG TGAAACGTCTTCAATCTGAGTCCACCACTGTTACTGAAGAAAACACAACaaagaacacaaagaaacaGAAATGCACAACGAGTAGATCAGAGGTGGAGAGAAGTTCAGCTCCTCTGCTGATGGGTGTTTGGATTTTGGCAGCTCTCATTCTGTGA
- the LOC135750233 gene encoding peptidase inhibitor 16-like isoform X2: MRLNAALRNAGLWILLSLASGHLTEQQASDIVDIHNDLRSQVQPSAAFMQKLVWNETVRLVAESYAAKCIFNDNPDLENLKLGENLSVTPGPLNITKEMLKWFEENRNYDFENNICRGTCHDYTQMVRANSTQIGCAAHFCETIKGLGSYGTLLVCNYYPSGNYEGQRPYEQGKSCSKCPEELPLCEENICVKLLPSEESESDATQLTVPPDTAQESTAVAEENTFSVWQLSICYKTSSAP, translated from the exons ATGCGCCTGAATGCGGCCCTCCGGAACGCCGGGCTCTGGATTCTTCTCAGTTTAGCGTCCGGTCATCTGACTGAACAGCAGGCATCAGACATCGTGGACATTCATAATGACCTCCGCTCGCAGGTTCAGCCCAGCGCTGCCTTCATGCAGAAATTG GTGTGGAATGAAACAGTGCGTCTGGTGGCAGAATCATATGCAGCAAAATGTATCTTTAATGACAACCCTGATCTCGAGAACCTCAAACTGGGAGAAAACCTCTCTGTAACACCTGGTCCATTGAATATAACCAAAGAAATGTTGAAGTG GTTCGAAGAGAATCGCAATTATGACTTTGAAAACAACATTTGTCGTGGAACTTGTCACGATTACACTCAG ATGGTGAGGGCGAACAGCACACAAATCGGATGTGCTGCTCATTTTTGTGAAACCATTAAGGGTCTGGGAAGTTATGGTACGCTGCTTGTCTGCAATTACTACCCGTC AGGAAATTATGAAGGACAGAGACCATACGAGCAAGGAAAGTCTTGTTCAAAGTGTCCAGAGGAACTGCCATTGTGTGAGGAGAACATCTGTG TGAAACTTCTTCCATCTGAGGAGTCAGAATCTGATGCCACACAGCTCACAGTCCCACCTGACACTGCACAGGAGTCCACCGCTGTTGCTGAAGAAAACACTTTTTCAGTTTGGCAGCTCTCAATCTGTTATAAAACTTCTTCTGCACCATAA
- the LOC135750307 gene encoding peptidase inhibitor 15-like: MHLNAALQNAELWFLLSLASGHLTKKQASEIADIHNDLRSQVQPSAAFMQKVVWDEDVRLVAESYAAKCIWDHNPKFLNLIMGQNLFVTTGRLNITKAMLKWFEENRDYDFDSNSCNGFCHHYTQMVWATSIKIGCAAHLCETIKGLDFKNATLLVCNYYPSGTYEGQRPYEQGKSCSKCPEELPLCAKNICGNLASSTLNDFKSTYISKLAYLFSHLVFASHNLTQTFKL; the protein is encoded by the exons ATGCACCTGAACGCGGCACTCCAGAACGCCGAGCTCTGGTTCCTTCTCAGTTTAGCGTCCGGTCATCTGACTAAAAAGCAGGCATCAGAAATCGCGGACATTCATAATGACCTCCGCTCGCAGGTTCAGCCCAGCGCTGCCTTCATGCAGAAAGTG GTGTGGGATGAAGATGTGCGTCTGGTGGCAGAATCATATGCAGCAAAATGCATCTGGGATCACAACCCTAAATTCCTGAACCTCATAATGGGGCAAAACCTCTTTGTAACAACTGGAAGATTGAATATAACCAAAGCAATGTTGAAGTG GTTCGAAGAGAATCGCGATTATGACTTTGATAGCAACTCTTGTAATGGATTTTGTCACCATTACACTCAG ATGGTTTGGGCGACCAGCATAAAAATCGGATGTGCTGCTCATTTATGTGAAACCATTAAGGGTCTGGATTTTAAGAATGCTACACTGCTTGTCTGTAATTACTACCCATC AGGAACTTATGAAGGACAGAGACCATACGAGCAAGGAAAGTCTTGTTCAAAGTGTCCAGAGGAACTGCCACTGTGTGCGAAGAACATCTGTGGTAATCTTGCATCATCTACTTTAAATGATTTCAAGTCAACATACATTTCAAAATTGGCATACCTGTTTAGTCATTTAGTCTTTGCCTCACATAACTTGACTCAAACCTTTAAACTCTGA